One genomic region from Amphiprion ocellaris isolate individual 3 ecotype Okinawa chromosome 20, ASM2253959v1, whole genome shotgun sequence encodes:
- the g2e3 gene encoding G2/M phase-specific E3 ubiquitin-protein ligase isoform X1, producing the protein MKKKTRRSQVDSIKEECCALCRFSDDDPALFGEKVTLKEHKLSVHYFCLLTSCGVYQRGEENEGVFGFLVDDIKQEIRRSARLMCFVCKKKGACVGCNVRSCRKMFHFPCGRKRMSVSQFTGLFPSYCRDHSPVQTLCGGLDLSLPQSCSICLDSMDPVLSFSILKCPSCHASWFHRDCVQHQAHSAGLFFFRCTLCNNKENFQEEMLRMGIYIPERDASWELEANAFSELLEVYNRCDALSCLCEKGRAHSAKSGWFEVIRCRLCGSTGTHRRCSELQVDTRDWACSECTQATDGRASLVASPQGVQRRNLLSKRHLSPIHSPISRKRCNNVTHPSSISTKRPSSPVQAGSPEKLLQVLLPQLRPLSVQVEVRGEEVLSAGLELVRRTDFDPSLVLSVRFTDEITFPSSPRGGDLARQNFLKLLVQQIQNCVVFEGPDGAKTLALNSQAVREDLYFDVGCLLALSLVHGGPPVGFFSPALYQCLFNHPAHQPVTVGHMTPDTPLSRRVVQIAEAESLEELREVMAASCDFLEVAGCNRPISSLEERDALVEDLVNFTVITRMQLPLQRFREGLQTLGVFDQVQLFPAVFFEVFCEASDHLTAQTFGRLFTIAFSEQEEKLNRETAVVAFWRHFLLECEVGRSSVSLQDLLRFSTGVQEVPAVGLRPAPSISFLHSPGLQEEDRMDEGLFPQSHLESRRLLLPVSSSYQNFKSSVEQAVSHQVHLLLPSES; encoded by the exons atgaagaagaagacgagAAGGTCTCAGGTGGACAGTATCAAGGAGGAGT gTTGTGCTCTGTGCCGCTTCAGTGACGATGATCCGGCTCTGTTTGGGGAAAAAGTGACTCTGAAAGAGCACAAACTGTCCGTCCACTACTTCTGTTTG CTGACGTCTTGTGGAGTTTACCAGCGAGGAGAAGAGAACGAAGGCGTCTTTGGTTTCCTGGTGGACGACATCAAGCAGGAGATCCGACGCTCGGCTCGACTG ATGTGTTTTGTCTGTAAGAAGAAGGGAGCTTGTGTCGGCTGTAACGTCAGgagctgcaggaagatgttCCACTTTCCCTGCGGGAGGAAACGGATGTCCGTCTCTCAGTTTACCGGACTTTTCCC GTCTTACTGTCGGGACCACAGTCCGGTTCAGACCCTGTGTGGAGGTCTGGACCTCAGCCTGCCTCAGTCCTGCTCCATCTGTCTGGACTCCATGGACCCCgtcctctccttctccatccTCAAGTGTCCGTCCTGCCACGCCAGCTGGTTCCACAGAGACTGTGTGCAG catCAGGCCCACAGTGCAGGACTCTTCTTCTTCAGGTGTACTCTGTGCAACAACAAGGAGAACTTCCAGGAGGAGATGCTCAGGATGGGAATCTACATCCCAGAGAG AGATGCATCGTGGGAGTTGGAGGCCAACGCTTTCTCAGAGCTGCTGGAGGTTTATAATCGCTGTGACGCCCTCAGCTGCCTCTGTGAAAAAGGTCGAGCTCATTCTGCTAAGAGCGG ctggTTTGAGGTGATTCGCTGCCGCCTGTGTGGATCCACAGGAACCCACAGAAGGTGTTCAGAGCTGCAGGTGGACACCAGAGACTGGGCCTGCAGCGAGTGCACCCAGGCCACCGATGGGAGAG CCTCTCTGGTCGCCTCTCCTCAGGGAGTTCAGAGGAGGAATCTGCTGTCCAAACGCCACCTGTCCCCCATCCACTCCCCCATCAGCCGTAAAAGGTGCAATAATGTAACGCACCCATCCTCCATCAGCACTAAAAG ACCCTCCTCACCTGTGCAGGCCGGCTCACctgagaagctgctgcaggtgctGCTGCCTCAGCTCCGCCCCCTCAGCGTGCAGGTGgaggtgagaggagaggaggttctgtctGCGGGTCTGGAGCTGGTGAGGAGGACCGACTTTGACCCATCTCTGGTTCTGTCTGTCAG GTTCACAGATGAGATTACGTTTCCCAGCAGCCCGCGGGGCGGGGActtggcccggcagaacttccTGAAGCTGTTGGTGCAGCAGATCCAGAACTGTGTGGTGTTTGAGGGTCCAGATGGAGCCAAGACTCTGGCGCTGAACTCCCAGG CTGTACGTGAGGATCTCTACTTTGACGTCGGCTGTCTTCTGGCTCTGTCTCTGGTCCACGGCGGTCCCCCGGTTGGATTCTTCTCTCCAGCTCTGTACCAGTGTTTGTTCAACCATCCGGCCCACCAGCCGGTGACCGTCGGTCACATGACCCCCGACACGCCGTTGAGCCGCCGAGTCGTCCAG ATCGCTGAGGCCGAGTCTCTGGAGGAGCTCAGAGAAGTGATGGCGGCGAGCTGCGACTTCCTGGAGGTGGCCGGATGCAACCGACCAATCAGCAGCCTGGAGGAGAGAGATGCTCTGGTGGAGGATCTGGTGAACTTCACAGTGATCACCAGGATGCAGCTTCCTCTGCAGAG GTTTCGTGAAGGTTTGCAGACTTTGGGTGTCTTTGATCAG GTCCAGCTCTTCCCGGCGGTTTTCTTCGAGGTTTTCTGTGAAGCTTCGGATCATCTCACGGCTCAGACGTTCGGTCGACTCTTCACCATCGCTTTCTCTGAGCAGGAAGAAAAACTGAACCGAGAAACGGCTGTCGTGGCCTTCTGGAGACACTTCCTGCTCGAGTGTGAAG TCGGCCGGAGCTCTGTCTCCCTGCAGGACCTCCTCCGGTTCTCCACCGGGGTCCAGGAGGTGCCGGCGGTCGGCCTCCGTCCTGCTCCCTCCATCTCCTTCCTCCACTCTCCAGGGCTCCAGGAGGAGGACCGGATGGATGAAGGTCTCTTCCCTCAGAGCCACCTGGAGTCCAGACGCCTGCTGTTGCCCGTCAGCTCGTCCTACCAGAACTTCAAGAGCTCCGTGGAGCAGGCGGTGAGCCACCAAGTCCATCTGCTGCTGCCCTCAGAGAGCTAG
- the g2e3 gene encoding G2/M phase-specific E3 ubiquitin-protein ligase isoform X2, producing MKKKTRRSQVDSIKEECCALCRFSDDDPALFGEKVTLKEHKLSVHYFCLLTSCGVYQRGEENEGVFGFLVDDIKQEIRRSARLMCFVCKKKGACVGCNVRSCRKMFHFPCGRKRMSVSQFTGLFPSYCRDHSPVQTLCGGLDLSLPQSCSICLDSMDPVLSFSILKCPSCHASWFHRDCVQHQAHSAGLFFFRCTLCNNKENFQEEMLRMGIYIPERDASWELEANAFSELLEVYNRCDALSCLCEKGRAHSAKSGWFEVIRCRLCGSTGTHRRCSELQVDTRDWACSECTQATDGRASLVASPQGVQRRNLLSKRHLSPIHSPISRKRCNNVTHPSSISTKRPSSPVQAGSPEKLLQVLLPQLRPLSVQVEVRGEEVLSAGLELVRRTDFDPSLVLSVSPRGGDLARQNFLKLLVQQIQNCVVFEGPDGAKTLALNSQAVREDLYFDVGCLLALSLVHGGPPVGFFSPALYQCLFNHPAHQPVTVGHMTPDTPLSRRVVQIAEAESLEELREVMAASCDFLEVAGCNRPISSLEERDALVEDLVNFTVITRMQLPLQRFREGLQTLGVFDQVQLFPAVFFEVFCEASDHLTAQTFGRLFTIAFSEQEEKLNRETAVVAFWRHFLLECEVGRSSVSLQDLLRFSTGVQEVPAVGLRPAPSISFLHSPGLQEEDRMDEGLFPQSHLESRRLLLPVSSSYQNFKSSVEQAVSHQVHLLLPSES from the exons atgaagaagaagacgagAAGGTCTCAGGTGGACAGTATCAAGGAGGAGT gTTGTGCTCTGTGCCGCTTCAGTGACGATGATCCGGCTCTGTTTGGGGAAAAAGTGACTCTGAAAGAGCACAAACTGTCCGTCCACTACTTCTGTTTG CTGACGTCTTGTGGAGTTTACCAGCGAGGAGAAGAGAACGAAGGCGTCTTTGGTTTCCTGGTGGACGACATCAAGCAGGAGATCCGACGCTCGGCTCGACTG ATGTGTTTTGTCTGTAAGAAGAAGGGAGCTTGTGTCGGCTGTAACGTCAGgagctgcaggaagatgttCCACTTTCCCTGCGGGAGGAAACGGATGTCCGTCTCTCAGTTTACCGGACTTTTCCC GTCTTACTGTCGGGACCACAGTCCGGTTCAGACCCTGTGTGGAGGTCTGGACCTCAGCCTGCCTCAGTCCTGCTCCATCTGTCTGGACTCCATGGACCCCgtcctctccttctccatccTCAAGTGTCCGTCCTGCCACGCCAGCTGGTTCCACAGAGACTGTGTGCAG catCAGGCCCACAGTGCAGGACTCTTCTTCTTCAGGTGTACTCTGTGCAACAACAAGGAGAACTTCCAGGAGGAGATGCTCAGGATGGGAATCTACATCCCAGAGAG AGATGCATCGTGGGAGTTGGAGGCCAACGCTTTCTCAGAGCTGCTGGAGGTTTATAATCGCTGTGACGCCCTCAGCTGCCTCTGTGAAAAAGGTCGAGCTCATTCTGCTAAGAGCGG ctggTTTGAGGTGATTCGCTGCCGCCTGTGTGGATCCACAGGAACCCACAGAAGGTGTTCAGAGCTGCAGGTGGACACCAGAGACTGGGCCTGCAGCGAGTGCACCCAGGCCACCGATGGGAGAG CCTCTCTGGTCGCCTCTCCTCAGGGAGTTCAGAGGAGGAATCTGCTGTCCAAACGCCACCTGTCCCCCATCCACTCCCCCATCAGCCGTAAAAGGTGCAATAATGTAACGCACCCATCCTCCATCAGCACTAAAAG ACCCTCCTCACCTGTGCAGGCCGGCTCACctgagaagctgctgcaggtgctGCTGCCTCAGCTCCGCCCCCTCAGCGTGCAGGTGgaggtgagaggagaggaggttctgtctGCGGGTCTGGAGCTGGTGAGGAGGACCGACTTTGACCCATCTCTGGTTCTGTCTGTCAG CCCGCGGGGCGGGGActtggcccggcagaacttccTGAAGCTGTTGGTGCAGCAGATCCAGAACTGTGTGGTGTTTGAGGGTCCAGATGGAGCCAAGACTCTGGCGCTGAACTCCCAGG CTGTACGTGAGGATCTCTACTTTGACGTCGGCTGTCTTCTGGCTCTGTCTCTGGTCCACGGCGGTCCCCCGGTTGGATTCTTCTCTCCAGCTCTGTACCAGTGTTTGTTCAACCATCCGGCCCACCAGCCGGTGACCGTCGGTCACATGACCCCCGACACGCCGTTGAGCCGCCGAGTCGTCCAG ATCGCTGAGGCCGAGTCTCTGGAGGAGCTCAGAGAAGTGATGGCGGCGAGCTGCGACTTCCTGGAGGTGGCCGGATGCAACCGACCAATCAGCAGCCTGGAGGAGAGAGATGCTCTGGTGGAGGATCTGGTGAACTTCACAGTGATCACCAGGATGCAGCTTCCTCTGCAGAG GTTTCGTGAAGGTTTGCAGACTTTGGGTGTCTTTGATCAG GTCCAGCTCTTCCCGGCGGTTTTCTTCGAGGTTTTCTGTGAAGCTTCGGATCATCTCACGGCTCAGACGTTCGGTCGACTCTTCACCATCGCTTTCTCTGAGCAGGAAGAAAAACTGAACCGAGAAACGGCTGTCGTGGCCTTCTGGAGACACTTCCTGCTCGAGTGTGAAG TCGGCCGGAGCTCTGTCTCCCTGCAGGACCTCCTCCGGTTCTCCACCGGGGTCCAGGAGGTGCCGGCGGTCGGCCTCCGTCCTGCTCCCTCCATCTCCTTCCTCCACTCTCCAGGGCTCCAGGAGGAGGACCGGATGGATGAAGGTCTCTTCCCTCAGAGCCACCTGGAGTCCAGACGCCTGCTGTTGCCCGTCAGCTCGTCCTACCAGAACTTCAAGAGCTCCGTGGAGCAGGCGGTGAGCCACCAAGTCCATCTGCTGCTGCCCTCAGAGAGCTAG